The sequence AAGCCGTAATCTGTTCTCGTACATTAGCGAGCTGATTTCGCAGGATCAATCACGGCCGTCTAGCCTGAATCTGAAGCCGGAATTTATGCAGTCGCAGGTGGAAGTTGGCAGCCACGTCTGCCGTAATGTAAAGGAAGTGCGCGCCGAAGTGGTGCGCTTGCGCCGGGCGGTCAGCGAGATGGCGACAGAAAATGGGCTGGCGATTGCCGCTGCTT comes from Candidatus Leptovillus gracilis and encodes:
- a CDS encoding carboxylate-amine ligase (ATP-dependent carboxylate-amine ligase): MSVPTPPLTLGVEEEYQIIDPESRNLFSYISELISQDQSRPSSLNLKPEFMQSQVEVGSHVCRNVKEVRAEVVRLRRAVSEMATENGLAIAAA